One Vicia villosa cultivar HV-30 ecotype Madison, WI unplaced genomic scaffold, Vvil1.0 ctg.000602F_1_1_2_unsc, whole genome shotgun sequence DNA segment encodes these proteins:
- the LOC131629734 gene encoding methyl jasmonate esterase 1-like isoform X2: MDNPRHFVLVHGACHGAWCWYKVVALLQSSGHKVTALDMAASGIHPKQVHELDSITDYYEPLIEFVRSLPQDERVILVGHSSGGIGISMAMELFPKKIAVAVFVASIVPSPDLGFVTINKEDLSLATLLQRPTRTFGDQELLQKKTNVTNENYGIVAKVCIVCQQDKLLKYDFQLSMAERNSKNDVKVIPDADHMPMFSKPQELFAYLQEIAEIYY; this comes from the exons ATGGATAATCCTAGGCATTTCGTTTTGGTTCATGGAGCCTGCCATGGAGCATGGTGTTGGTACAAGGTTGTTGCTCTATTGCAATCTTCTGGACATAAAGTCACAGCACTAGACATGGCTGCTTCTGGTATCCATCCAAAACAAGTGCATGAGCTTGATTCTATTACAGATTACTATGAaccattgattgaatttgtaAGGTCATTGCCACAAGATGAGAGGGTAATCCTTGTAGGTCATAGCTCAGGTGGGATTGGTATATCTATGGCTATGGAACTTTTTCCAAAGAAAATAGCAGTTGCTGTATTTGTTGCATCCATCGTGCCTTCTCCTGATCTAGGCTTCGTCACTATCAACAAGGAG GACTTGTCTCTTGCAACTTTATTACAAAGGCCTACTCGTACATTTGGTGATCAAGAATTAttacaaaagaaaacaaatgttacaaatgaaaatTACGGAATTGTGGCTAAAGTATGCATTGTGTGTCAACAAGACAAATTGTTAAAGTATGATTTTCAATTGTCAATGGCTGAACGAAATTCTAAAAATGATGTCAAAGTGATTCCTGATGCTGATCACATGCCCATGTTCTCTAAACCTCAAGAGCTTTTTGCATATCTTCAAGAAATTGCAGAGATATATTATTAG
- the LOC131629734 gene encoding methyl jasmonate esterase 1-like isoform X1, with translation MDNPRHFVLVHGACHGAWCWYKVVALLQSSGHKVTALDMAASGIHPKQVHELDSITDYYEPLIEFVRSLPQDERVILVGHSSGGIGISMAMELFPKKIAVAVFVASIVPSPDLGFVTINKEYPHRSDFNLERKIIFDDSSNNKSNGSIIHDPQFLASNMYQLSPSEDLSLATLLQRPTRTFGDQELLQKKTNVTNENYGIVAKVCIVCQQDKLLKYDFQLSMAERNSKNDVKVIPDADHMPMFSKPQELFAYLQEIAEIYY, from the exons ATGGATAATCCTAGGCATTTCGTTTTGGTTCATGGAGCCTGCCATGGAGCATGGTGTTGGTACAAGGTTGTTGCTCTATTGCAATCTTCTGGACATAAAGTCACAGCACTAGACATGGCTGCTTCTGGTATCCATCCAAAACAAGTGCATGAGCTTGATTCTATTACAGATTACTATGAaccattgattgaatttgtaAGGTCATTGCCACAAGATGAGAGGGTAATCCTTGTAGGTCATAGCTCAGGTGGGATTGGTATATCTATGGCTATGGAACTTTTTCCAAAGAAAATAGCAGTTGCTGTATTTGTTGCATCCATCGTGCCTTCTCCTGATCTAGGCTTCGTCACTATCAACAAGGAG TATCCTCATAGATCGGATTTCAATTTGGAAAGAAAGATTATATTTGATGATAGCTCAAATAATAAATCAAATGGATCCATAATACATGACCCACAATTCTTAGCATCCAATATGTATCAACTATCTCCATCTGAG GACTTGTCTCTTGCAACTTTATTACAAAGGCCTACTCGTACATTTGGTGATCAAGAATTAttacaaaagaaaacaaatgttacaaatgaaaatTACGGAATTGTGGCTAAAGTATGCATTGTGTGTCAACAAGACAAATTGTTAAAGTATGATTTTCAATTGTCAATGGCTGAACGAAATTCTAAAAATGATGTCAAAGTGATTCCTGATGCTGATCACATGCCCATGTTCTCTAAACCTCAAGAGCTTTTTGCATATCTTCAAGAAATTGCAGAGATATATTATTAG